Proteins encoded by one window of Vampirovibrionales bacterium:
- a CDS encoding PQQ-binding-like beta-propeller repeat protein: MTYPRWAFKFLIMGFMALGAIQAQGDAQAAAPTDSLTAAPVDSGARGSFWRRRAAVPAPDKKAAPVAKKADKKSSQPLAAGKIVWQTRLDGPVAAEPVADADSLFALSQAGVLYSLDPRDGRILWQKTLKASTEASQGEPTAPPDREAGAQAAPALSADHVFVALASGEAIALEKANGRERWRVQLGGPVTAAPLPCENGLLLVADQSGALSALNAQTGELRWRYDAQRLLNASPVAGKTAAYAVDFEGGVTALNLETGETLWKSEVEGPLTAAPILTPDVLLVSSGVGALFALDVKDGERRWSYTSGSPMLGSPIVVGRDVMVGDINGAVGCVALESGSRVWQRDLNAAIFSPLRLMGKSTLVTGDGAGRVVALNSHDGRRMGEAALRSVIAAPVAVHGARMFVGAQNATLSAVEWPK, encoded by the coding sequence ATGACATACCCCCGATGGGCGTTTAAATTTCTGATAATGGGATTCATGGCGCTTGGCGCGATACAGGCTCAGGGCGACGCTCAGGCCGCTGCGCCCACAGATTCGCTGACGGCTGCGCCTGTGGACTCTGGCGCGCGCGGGTCGTTTTGGCGACGTCGGGCCGCCGTACCTGCGCCCGATAAAAAAGCAGCGCCTGTCGCGAAAAAAGCCGACAAAAAATCGTCGCAGCCGTTGGCGGCTGGTAAAATTGTCTGGCAAACCCGTCTGGACGGGCCGGTCGCCGCCGAACCCGTCGCCGACGCCGATAGTCTTTTTGCGCTCAGTCAGGCGGGCGTTCTGTACAGCCTCGATCCGCGCGATGGCCGCATTCTGTGGCAAAAAACCTTAAAAGCCTCCACTGAGGCGTCGCAAGGCGAACCAACCGCCCCGCCCGATCGGGAGGCGGGCGCGCAGGCCGCCCCGGCGCTCAGCGCCGACCACGTCTTTGTGGCTCTGGCGTCTGGCGAGGCGATCGCGCTGGAGAAGGCGAACGGGCGCGAACGCTGGCGCGTTCAACTCGGCGGGCCCGTGACGGCCGCCCCGTTGCCGTGCGAAAACGGTTTGCTGCTGGTGGCAGATCAAAGCGGCGCGCTGAGCGCCCTCAATGCGCAAACCGGCGAGCTGCGCTGGCGCTACGACGCCCAACGGCTGCTGAACGCCTCGCCGGTGGCCGGTAAAACCGCCGCCTACGCCGTGGATTTTGAAGGCGGCGTGACGGCCCTGAATCTGGAAACGGGCGAAACCCTCTGGAAAAGCGAGGTAGAGGGCCCGTTGACCGCCGCCCCCATTTTGACGCCGGATGTGTTGCTGGTGAGCAGCGGCGTCGGCGCGCTGTTTGCGCTGGATGTCAAAGATGGCGAGCGGCGATGGAGCTATACCAGCGGCTCGCCGATGCTGGGCAGCCCGATTGTCGTCGGGCGCGACGTCATGGTCGGCGATATCAACGGCGCGGTGGGCTGCGTGGCGCTGGAAAGCGGATCGCGCGTATGGCAGCGCGATCTCAACGCGGCTATCTTCTCGCCCCTGCGGCTGATGGGTAAGTCCACGCTGGTGACCGGCGACGGGGCGGGGCGCGTGGTGGCGCTCAACAGCCATGACGGGCGCCGCATGGGCGAGGCGGCCTTGCGCAGCGTCATCGCGGCGCCGGTGGCCGTGCATGGCGCGCGGATGTTCGTGGGCGCGCAGAATGCCACCCTCAGCGCGGTGGAATGGCCCAAATGA
- a CDS encoding CCA tRNA nucleotidyltransferase: protein MTSPTIELNAATTARAALTALDGHERLTFEADGHMLAVTRGDIARMTAMGLGDLPIDAIGAPVDYPGLPDPQAAPLQTLDISRRLTTYFPAYVAAALYEMQSLLRKGELRAYVIGGNIRDLLLYNARLLDIQDVDLTIEGSAIGASQFIVAHSRNFSVEACYPDFGTVTLLYKQALRFDLASTRVERYAACGALPEVIQRGAPLAQDIIRRDFTVNTLAMAVHELGVIEDRVGGMDDIAARLIRALHPLSFFEDPSRILRAFKFLTRLDFQLAPGTERLLRQFLKYGDRAYHGGGERIKHELRKFCEAEETPVKRRWMGYFRERGCARLANMTAPDPMALDPADAEAAGAHARDAMACYWRHYPLLREALGETSLGPDFRWRLFLCFIFGGASGSDLAQTAHRLGLTRVEREQIVHYRQLLDLGGLDRIQESSSPYEVYTAFHDRPLSAAVAAAAVYYDDRPARMKTVLLALRAYRDKYAGQRPELNGDDLLDLGVPPGEAIGETLRDLLKLKLMGRLKDRLSEIRHVRQRLGLLSNEPDPGPAPPNERDDPEDDDA, encoded by the coding sequence ATGACGAGCCCCACGATCGAATTGAATGCCGCCACCACGGCGCGCGCCGCCCTGACCGCGCTGGACGGCCATGAGCGACTCACGTTTGAAGCCGACGGCCACATGCTGGCGGTGACGCGAGGCGACATCGCGCGGATGACAGCCATGGGTCTGGGCGATCTCCCGATTGACGCCATCGGCGCGCCGGTTGACTATCCCGGCTTGCCGGACCCGCAAGCCGCGCCGCTTCAGACGCTGGATATTTCGCGTCGGCTGACGACGTATTTTCCGGCCTATGTGGCCGCCGCGCTGTACGAGATGCAATCGCTGTTGCGTAAAGGCGAACTGCGCGCCTATGTCATCGGCGGCAATATCCGCGACTTGCTACTGTATAACGCGCGCCTGCTGGATATTCAGGATGTTGATCTGACCATCGAAGGGTCCGCCATCGGGGCGAGTCAGTTTATTGTGGCGCATTCGCGTAATTTCAGCGTGGAGGCGTGCTATCCCGATTTCGGCACCGTGACGCTGCTGTATAAGCAGGCCCTGCGCTTTGATCTTGCTTCCACGCGCGTCGAGCGCTATGCGGCGTGCGGTGCGCTGCCGGAAGTCATTCAGCGCGGGGCGCCGCTAGCTCAGGATATTATTCGCCGCGATTTTACGGTCAATACGCTGGCAATGGCTGTCCATGAGCTGGGCGTGATTGAAGATCGCGTTGGCGGCATGGACGATATCGCCGCGCGGCTGATTCGCGCGCTGCATCCGTTGTCGTTTTTTGAAGACCCCAGCCGGATTCTGCGGGCCTTCAAGTTTTTGACGCGGCTGGATTTTCAGCTCGCGCCGGGCACTGAGCGGCTGTTACGACAATTCCTGAAATATGGCGACCGAGCCTATCACGGCGGCGGCGAGCGTATCAAGCATGAGCTGCGGAAATTCTGCGAGGCGGAGGAAACGCCCGTCAAACGCCGGTGGATGGGCTATTTTCGCGAGCGCGGCTGCGCGCGGCTGGCCAATATGACGGCGCCGGATCCCATGGCGCTCGATCCCGCTGACGCAGAAGCCGCTGGCGCGCACGCCCGCGATGCGATGGCCTGCTATTGGCGTCATTATCCGCTCTTACGCGAAGCGCTGGGCGAAACGTCGCTGGGCCCGGATTTTCGCTGGCGACTGTTCCTGTGCTTTATTTTCGGCGGGGCCAGCGGGAGCGATCTGGCGCAGACGGCGCATCGACTGGGGTTGACGCGTGTGGAGCGTGAACAAATCGTCCATTATCGTCAATTGCTGGATCTTGGCGGTCTGGATCGCATTCAGGAATCGTCGTCGCCGTACGAGGTGTATACGGCGTTTCACGACCGGCCGCTGTCGGCCGCTGTCGCCGCCGCCGCCGTGTATTACGACGATCGCCCCGCGCGGATGAAAACCGTTTTACTGGCCCTGCGCGCCTATCGCGACAAGTACGCGGGCCAGCGCCCTGAACTCAACGGCGACGACCTGCTCGATCTGGGCGTACCGCCGGGCGAAGCGATTGGCGAGACCCTGCGGGATCTGCTGAAGCTGAAGCTCATGGGCCGGCTCAAAGATCGCCTGTCTGAAATTCGCCACGTGCGGCAACGGCTGGGCTTGCTATCGAACGAGCCAGACCCGGGCCCGGCCCCGCCGAATGAGCGCGACGACCCGGAAGACGACGACGCATGA
- a CDS encoding 6-carboxytetrahydropterin synthase — MARITRKTRFCAAHAFWLDGADDAENRRRFGLAARRHGHNYELEAAIDGPIDPQTGMAMNLRDLKAILDEVVRAPLDFADLNADVPALAGRLPSLETLADFLWPALAQRVSAAGLTLAWIRLYESEDLFVERHPHSAAALTLHRRYDFCASHRLYNPSLSEAENARIFGKCANPNGHGHNYELTVAIAGEPDPQTGLLTDLPALDDAVGETLLRWVDHKDLNRDAPFLSGVIPTAENLVVAFWRQLAPQIPPPARLARLRLLETRNNFAEYAGEDESV, encoded by the coding sequence ATGGCGCGCATCACCCGCAAGACGCGCTTTTGCGCCGCGCACGCCTTTTGGCTCGACGGCGCCGATGACGCCGAAAACCGCCGCCGTTTCGGGCTGGCGGCGCGACGCCATGGCCATAATTATGAACTGGAAGCCGCCATTGACGGCCCCATCGACCCGCAAACCGGTATGGCGATGAATCTGCGCGATCTCAAGGCGATTCTCGACGAGGTGGTGCGCGCCCCGCTGGATTTTGCCGACCTTAACGCGGATGTGCCCGCTCTGGCAGGCCGCCTGCCGTCGCTGGAAACGCTGGCGGACTTTCTCTGGCCTGCGCTGGCCCAGCGCGTCAGCGCAGCCGGTTTGACGCTGGCGTGGATTCGACTCTATGAAAGCGAGGATCTCTTTGTGGAACGTCACCCTCATTCGGCTGCTGCGCTCACGTTGCACCGACGCTACGATTTTTGCGCCAGCCACCGGCTGTATAATCCGTCGCTGAGCGAAGCGGAAAACGCGCGTATTTTCGGCAAATGCGCCAACCCCAACGGCCATGGACATAACTATGAGCTGACGGTTGCCATCGCAGGGGAACCGGACCCGCAAACCGGTCTGTTGACCGATTTGCCTGCGCTGGATGACGCGGTCGGCGAAACACTGCTGCGCTGGGTGGATCACAAGGATCTGAATCGCGATGCGCCATTTCTCAGCGGCGTCATCCCAACGGCGGAAAATCTGGTCGTCGCCTTCTGGCGTCAACTCGCCCCTCAGATTCCGCCTCCGGCGCGGCTTGCCCGTCTGCGCTTGCTTGAGACGCGCAATAACTTCGCCGAATACGCCGGTGAAGACGAGTCCGTCTGA
- a CDS encoding GTP cyclohydrolase I FolE2 has protein sequence MLDVQAYADARGVALARAGVRDVQMPFRLLQKDGRAQTVAARVSMTTRLAPEVKGAHMSRFIIQLAEWSRLHTLSLNFNAMLQETMMRLEAPAAALDLSFPYFIDKKAPVTDHSAPMAYRCSFHAHLNCANPDAPEFQLILGLTVPIATLCPCSKAISDYGAHNQRAEIRLLSVMQTTDNGPQTLNGAHHPGEDHPMVWIEDLVSALESCASCPVYPVLKREDEKYVTERQYDNPKFVEDVARDAILLLRDLPGVAGFALEVEALESIHGHNAWAGHEEGFSPLGLRPAFP, from the coding sequence TTGCTGGACGTGCAGGCATACGCCGACGCGCGCGGCGTGGCCTTGGCGCGCGCTGGCGTGCGCGATGTGCAAATGCCCTTTCGCCTGCTGCAAAAAGACGGCCGCGCGCAGACTGTCGCCGCCCGCGTCTCGATGACGACCCGTCTTGCCCCGGAGGTAAAGGGCGCGCACATGTCGCGCTTTATTATCCAGTTGGCGGAATGGAGTCGCCTGCATACGCTGAGCCTCAACTTCAACGCCATGTTGCAGGAAACCATGATGCGGCTGGAGGCCCCTGCCGCCGCGCTCGACCTCAGCTTTCCGTATTTTATCGATAAGAAGGCGCCGGTGACCGATCATAGCGCGCCGATGGCCTATCGCTGCTCGTTTCACGCCCATTTAAACTGCGCCAATCCCGACGCGCCGGAATTCCAGCTTATTTTGGGCCTGACCGTTCCCATTGCGACGCTGTGCCCGTGCAGCAAGGCGATCTCTGACTATGGCGCGCATAACCAGCGCGCAGAAATCCGTCTGCTGAGCGTGATGCAAACCACCGACAACGGGCCGCAGACCCTGAACGGCGCCCATCATCCCGGCGAGGATCATCCGATGGTATGGATTGAAGATCTCGTCAGCGCGCTGGAATCGTGCGCGTCGTGTCCCGTTTATCCCGTGCTGAAGCGCGAGGACGAGAAATACGTTACCGAGCGCCAGTATGACAACCCCAAGTTTGTGGAAGACGTCGCGCGCGACGCCATTTTATTGCTGCGCGATCTGCCCGGCGTGGCGGGCTTCGCCCTAGAGGTTGAGGCGCTGGAAAGCATCCATGGTCACAACGCCTGGGCCGGACACGAAGAAGGGTTTTCGCCTCTAGGCCTGCGCCCGGCGTTTCCGTAG
- a CDS encoding retroviral-like aspartic protease family protein: protein MAMAKTGWLIACLLTGMGCLTPLWAQTAEDATLSAEASAARQRAAAESFFETMGRSQNPYIAQRGRENLAKLRTQASDKRITVSAPVITQTAMGVAVTSILNKRVVGAFLVDTGATYTVLTPRMARQLGVVVADNAPRVSIHTANGVVSAPRVLIESLSLGGIEVRNVEAVVHPLGDDLLLAGLLGMNIFRHMEVTMGRNALTLTAEPVVDATADALSLNDAATGG, encoded by the coding sequence ATGGCAATGGCGAAGACCGGGTGGTTAATCGCCTGTCTGTTGACGGGCATGGGATGTTTGACGCCTTTATGGGCGCAAACGGCTGAAGACGCGACGTTGTCGGCGGAAGCATCCGCGGCCCGTCAGCGCGCAGCGGCAGAATCATTTTTTGAGACGATGGGCCGCTCTCAAAATCCGTATATCGCCCAGCGCGGCCGCGAGAATCTCGCCAAACTGCGCACGCAGGCAAGCGATAAGCGCATTACAGTCTCAGCGCCGGTGATTACGCAAACGGCGATGGGCGTGGCCGTGACCTCGATTCTGAACAAACGGGTGGTGGGCGCGTTTCTGGTGGATACCGGCGCCACGTATACCGTGCTGACCCCGCGAATGGCGCGCCAATTGGGCGTGGTGGTCGCCGACAACGCGCCGCGCGTGAGCATTCACACGGCCAACGGGGTGGTGTCTGCGCCCCGGGTTCTTATTGAATCGCTGTCGCTGGGCGGCATTGAGGTGCGCAACGTCGAAGCCGTCGTGCATCCGCTGGGCGATGATCTCTTGCTGGCTGGGTTGTTGGGGATGAATATCTTCCGTCACATGGAGGTGACCATGGGCCGCAACGCGCTGACGTTGACCGCAGAGCCCGTGGTGGACGCAACCGCTGACGCGCTTTCTCTCAACGACGCGGCAACCGGCGGCTAA
- a CDS encoding TatD family hydrolase: MTPAPLADTHCHLDYIARDADPAQVLARAQAEGLSFLVNPAVSRANYQAVIDLAERFDPVYAAIAVHPTDVSSVADDPDWLSTIEAHLAHPKALAIGETGLDYYWDETLKDLQQTCFAALLRLARDRDLPIIVHLRDKAGCCAAQDDAARLIRQTPGVRGIMHCFAGDLAFALEMIACGFDIGIAGNVTFKNARQLQAVAAGIPLDRLLLETDAPYLSPAPFRGQPNEPARLRQTAEFVAQLRGVAYDDLARRTTENARRAYGLC; the protein is encoded by the coding sequence ATGACGCCTGCGCCGCTGGCCGACACGCATTGCCATCTGGATTATATCGCTCGAGATGCGGATCCGGCGCAGGTTCTGGCGCGCGCTCAGGCCGAAGGGCTTTCGTTTCTGGTGAATCCGGCGGTGTCGCGCGCCAACTATCAGGCCGTGATTGATCTGGCCGAGCGCTTTGATCCGGTTTACGCGGCGATTGCCGTGCATCCTACCGACGTTTCATCCGTGGCCGACGATCCCGACTGGTTGTCGACCATCGAGGCGCATCTGGCGCACCCCAAGGCGCTGGCCATCGGCGAAACCGGTCTGGATTATTACTGGGATGAGACGCTCAAAGATCTGCAACAGACCTGCTTTGCGGCCTTGCTGCGCTTGGCGCGCGATCGCGATCTCCCGATTATCGTCCATCTGCGAGACAAGGCGGGCTGTTGTGCGGCGCAAGACGATGCGGCGCGACTCATTCGCCAGACCCCCGGCGTGCGCGGCATTATGCACTGCTTTGCGGGCGATCTGGCGTTTGCGCTGGAGATGATCGCCTGCGGCTTTGACATTGGAATTGCGGGCAATGTGACATTTAAAAATGCGCGGCAGTTACAGGCCGTGGCCGCCGGCATTCCCCTGGATCGCTTACTGCTGGAGACCGATGCGCCGTATCTGAGCCCTGCGCCGTTTCGCGGTCAGCCCAACGAGCCTGCGCGGCTGCGGCAGACGGCTGAATTTGTGGCGCAATTGCGCGGCGTCGCGTATGATGATCTCGCGCGCCGCACCACGGAGAACGCCCGCCGGGCCTACGGTTTATGCTGA